A stretch of DNA from Lawsonibacter asaccharolyticus:
CTGCCGTAGACAAGGGGAGCGACAAGTTGAAAGCGGCTATGGTCTATATCCATGAGCATTATACGGAGAAGCTCTCTGTGGGGCAGATCGCCTCTGCCGCATTCATGAGTGAGCGGGAATGCTTCCGCGTATTTCAGAGATCCCTTCATACGACGCCGGCTGACTATGTGAAGGCCTATCGCCTGCAGAAAGCATGTCAAATGTTGGCGCAGGGGAAAGCGTCCATTACAGCGGTCGGATCGGCCTGCGGGTTTGGAAGCAGCAGTCATTTCGGCGAGATCTTTCGCCGTGCAATGGGATGTACGCCCCAAGAATATCGCAGGATGGCAGGATCGTGATATTCTCTCGTCTTCTATCTGATATTCCTCAGGAGCAACGCAACGTATAATATACCTGCAGAGGTGACGGTGAAGCAACAGCGGCCGCTTTTGTGCGGTCGCTGTTACTGGCATTTTTGCCATAACATAAGGCTGCCGGAGGTACATGATGGCTGGTGTGATTTTTGACTTCAACGGTACGCTCTTTGACGATTCCGACAAGCAGGAGCGCGCGTGGAAAGAATTTGCGGGCAGCAGATTCCACCGCGAAATATCCCCGGAAGAGTTCCGGCGCTATGTCCACGGCAGGAACAGCGAATTTATCGTACAGTATTTGTCGGATACAGAGCTGAGTCAGGAACAGATCCGCCAATACGCCGAAGAAAAGGAGACGACCTACCGGGCGCTCTGCGATGCCGACCCGCTCCATACTCGCCTGTCATTGGGGTGTAAGCTGCTGTTGAGCGAACTGCGGGACCGCCATATCCCTATGACAATCGCCACTGCCTCCCCGAAAAGCAATGTGGAGTACTATATCAAGAAGTTCCGGCTGGAGAAGTGGTTTACGCCAGATAAAATCGTGTTCAATGACGGTACGATCCCGGGAAAACCGAATCCAGATCTGTACCGCTTGGCGGCAAAGGCGATTCAAGTGGAGCCAGAGCAATGCATCGTATTTGAGGATTCCGTTTCAGGCATTCAGGCCGCTTATCGTGCCGGAAGCCGAAAAATCGTTGCCATTGTACGGAATGGCCCCAAAGCCCCATTTGAAGATCTGCCGGGCGTATGTGATGTGATTTCTTGTTTCCCGCAGTTCGACCGGATGCTGTTGTGGGAGTGAGGGGGCAATATCGTGCAGAAACATATCATGATCAGCCGTCTCATCGACGGGGTATCGGGGATATTCCAACCCATCATCAACCTGCTCAGTGCCGCTGGCTTACTGAAAGGAATGTTAGCCATTCTGACCGCAGCGGACATACTGGTTAAGGAGAGCGGTACTTATCTGGTGCTGAACGCCATGGCGGACAGCCTGTTCTATTTCCTGCCCATGATCCTGGCGTTTACCGCGGCTAAGAAATTTGGTGCAGATCCATTTACTGCCGCAGTAATCGGCGGAGTCCTCCTGTATCCATCACTGACACAGGCGTTTGATTCTCAAGACGGCCTTCTGTTCGCCGGAATACCCGTACAGGCAGTCAATTACCCCTCCAGCGTGCTCCCGATTCTTTTGGCAGTCGGGTTTTTGGTATGGATGGAACGATTTTCTGACCGCGTTCTCCCAGAACTGGTCCGCAGTTTTCTGAAACCCGCTCTCTGTATCGTTCTGGTGGGGTTGGCCACCCTGTTTGTCTTTGGCCCGCTTGGAGCGGTGGCTGGAGATGCGCTGGCCGCAGTATACGAAACGCTGTACAGAGCCAGTCCTGTGGCGGCGGGAATGTTGTTGGGTGCGCTCATGCAGCCGATGGTCATTTTCGGATTTCATTGGAGTTTCGTGCTCATCGCGATGAACAACATCTCTGTACTCGGCTCAGACACTGTGCTGGCATTCATGGGCCCGCCTGCCTTTGCCCAGGCCGGAGCTGCCCTTGCGGTCTGCTTAAAAAGCAGGGATCGAAACTTTAGGTCGATTTGCATCTCGGCTGTCTTGTCTGCCTGTTTCGGGATCACAGAGCCCGCGATGTTTGGCGTGAACCTCCCCCGTAAGAAACCGATGATCGCGGTGTGCGCCGGCGGAGCCATAGGCGGCGCGCTGGCCGGTATCTCAGGCGCCAGCGCCAAGGCCTTTGCGTTTCCGGGGCTCGCGACCCTGCCGCTTTTTCTTGGCGACGGATTCGGACTGTATATCGTCAGCTGCATGGCAGGATTTCTGGTAGCTTTTCTGCTGGCGTTTGGATTTCAATATGACTCTGGCGGCTGATCATAGAAATTGGGAGACAATTTTCCGCATATCAGTCAAACGCAGCAGAAAGAAATCATGGAGGCCTCACCGCATTAACGACGCGGTGAGGCCTCCTGTCAAAGAGAGGGTTCCCGTATTATTCCGCCACCTTGTTGACGCAGGTGATGGCGTTGAGGCTGCGGGGATAACCGATGTAGGGCAGGCACTGGGACACTACTCTGGTGAGGAAGTCTCTGTCGTTGCCCAGGTTCATGTTGCCCTTGGCATGGGCGGTGAGTTGGGGCTCACAGCCCCCCTGGGCCATGAGGAAGCAGAAGGTAATCATCTCCCGCTGCTTCAGGTCCAGCCCGGTGCGGGTGTAGTAGTCCCCGAAGCAGTTGGCTGCCAGCCAGCGGTTTACAGGACCGTTTTTCCAAGCCTCCAGCATCTGGGGGCCGAAGATGTCCACCTGGGCCTGGACTCCCCGCTCCAGCCGGCTTTCCATGGTCGTGGTGGCCTCTCCGCAGGCGGGAAGGGCGATGCCCCGGGCCTCCAGCGCCTCATTGGCGGCGCCCAGGAAAGGCCACATCCGGCCAAGGCCCACATAGTCCGCCGACTGATAGACCATCTCCTTCACCCACACGGGGGAGAGGCCCTCATCCAGCGCTTTGGGCAGAAATGTCCGGAAGGCGTCCAGCCCCTGGCAGCCCACCAGCGCCGCCAGGATCGCCAGCCAGCGGGTGGGGGCGTCCAGCTCCTGCCCCGGCTCATTTACCACTTCCTCAAAGGCGAACCGCTCCGCACGCTCCATAAACTCCGGGTCTGTCTTTCTGTAGTCCATCCCATATTCCTCCCGTCAGCCCAGCTTTTCATATTCCTTGTCCGCCACCGGCTCCAACCACTCGTTGGAGGCATCTTCTCCCGGCACATCAAAAGCGATATGGGAAAACCAGCTGTCCTTTTTTGCACCATGCCAATGCTTCACGCCCTCCGGGATGACCACAACGGTTCCGGGGGTCAAGCTCTGCGCCTCCTTGCCTTCCTCCTGATACCAGCCCTCCCCGGCGGTGCAGATCAGAATTTGTCCGCCGCCGGTCTTGGCGTGATGGATGTGCCAATTGTTGCGGCAGCCCGGCTCGAAGGTCACATTAGCCAGAAAGATAGGGCTCTGGCCGGGAACTGTCAAGGGGTTCAAATAGGAATTGCCGATAAAATACTGGGCGAATGCTTCGTTGGGCTGTCCCTTTCCAAACACATTTACCGTTTCAAACTGCTTTTCTTCTGCAATTTTCATTGTAAATACTCCTTTAGCGGTATCTATACAGCACTCAGTCGTGGATCTTCCAGCCGTTCAGGAACTGAGCCGTCTCAGCGGCGCTGTGGTCGATGATCTCGCTGTGGCCCAGATCAAGTTTGGCGATGGCGGTCATATCCTCCTCACTCAGGGTGAAATCCCAAATATTGAAGTTTTCCTCCATCCGCTCTTTATGGATGGACTTGGGGATGATGACCACACCACGCTGGGTGTTCCAGCGCAGAGCCACCTGCGCGGCGGTCTTGCCATACTTCTGGCCAATCTCGGTCAGCACCGGGTGGGTGAAGATGCCGTGTTTGCCCTCGGCCATCGGCCCCCATGCCTCCGGCTGGACGTGCAGGGACTTCATGTTCTCAACAGCGCCAGTCTGAGCGAAGAAGGGGTGTAGTTCCACCTGGTTGACCATAGGGGCAATGCGGGCGTTCAGGCACAGATCGGTCAGCCGGTCGGGGTAGAAGTTGCACACGCCAATGGCCCGAATCTTCCCGGCTTCGTACAGTTCCTCCATAGCCCGCCACGCGCCGTAGTAGTCGTTCATGGGCTGGTGGATCAGATACAAGTCGAGGTAGTCCAGCCCCAGCTTCTCCATGGAAGTTTCGAAGGCTTTCTTGGCGCTCTCATACCCGGCGTCCTGAATCCAGAGCTTGGTTGTGATGAACAGCTCCTCCCGAGGGATGTTGCTCCCCCGAATGGCCGCGCCCACCGCTTCCTCGTTGAAATAGGCGGCGGCAGTGTCGATGAGACGGTAGCCCACCGAGAGGGCGTCGCGCACCGCCTGCTCACAGACGGCGGCCTCCGGCACCTGGAACACTCCGAAGCCCTCCAGCGGCATTTTGACGCCGTTTGACAAAGTGACGTACTCCATCATAAATTCCTCCTGTCTTGCATTGCATGGTTTACACTCGCGATTTCATTATGCTATAATGAGATTGGAGCGTAGCCTTTTCTTTACAATTCTCAGTATAACACGCTTAATTTGTGATGAACACTACATGATTTTTATACTGCATAAGCGCTCGTTTATGCTAAGGAGGACACATGGACATTACGGCCCTGGAATACTTCAAGATCATCGCGGAGAGCGGTTCTCTGACAAAGGCCGCGCAGCAGCTCCATATCACCCAGCCGGCCATGAGCGCCATGCTCAAAAAGCTGGAGGAGGAATTGGAGGTGGAGTTGTTTGACCGTAGCCCGAATCGAATCCATCTGAACAAAGCCGGGGAGGTCGCGCTCGTCCATGTGAATACGATCCTGCGGAACGTGGAGCAGCTGAAAGCCGACGTGCTCAGCGCCGCCCGGCAGATCCAGACTCTCTCCATCGCCTTCTGTGACCCGGGCGTCCGCTGGTTTTCGGTTCCCCGTTTTTCCGTGGCTCATCCGGAAGTCCAGGTAAACGATGACCTTTACGAGGGCGATGACACGGTGGAACTCCTCCGTGAGCGGGTCTATGACTTGATGGTCACACCGCAGAAAATACAGGACGCCCGCATCCAAAGCCTGCCCTTCCTGTCCGATCAGGTGTATCTCTCCGTTCCGGAGGACAGTAATCTGGTGGAACGGGACAGTATTTCCGTTCGGGAGATTCCGGCGCAGGCCCTTCTGTATCCCCAGATCGGCGGGTATTTCCTCTCGCAGATGGAAAAAGTCATCACGGAGGATCATCTGCCCATCACGCTGGTCAAGAACAATTACAACGTCACTCAGCACCTAATCCGCACCACCAATTTCCTCGCCACTATTTCCACCCTGTCTATGGATCTGCGAAACGATGGCCCCCACCGTAGATTGATTCCCATGACCGACCCGGAGTTGAACGTGCTCTATTATATCTCCTATCTAAAAAACAACCGGGAGAAGGTGAGGGTGTTCCTGCAATGGGGGAAGGATTGCAACGACCAAAATGAGGAGGATCGTAGATGAATCAGAACATTTTGTTTCGGCCATGTACCCAGGATGATCTCGATGTCCTTCAGGATTTCTCCAGACGGACTTATTTTGAGACCTTCGCGGAGCAGAACACGCCGGAGAATATGGCCACATATTTGGATGACGCCTTTGAGACGGAAAAGCTACGGAGGGAGCTGGAGGACGCAAATTCCGCGTTTTACTTCCTGTACTGCGGCGAAACACTGGCAGGCTATCTGAAGCTGAACGAGGCCCCGGCCCAGACGGATCTCCACGACTCCGATTCCCTGGAGATCGAGCGGATCTATGTGGGAAAGGAATTTCAGGGGATGGGCCTGGGACGGTGCCTGATGGAACATGCCATTTCCACTGCCGTACAGCGGGGAAAGGCATTTGTTTGGCTGGGTGTGTGGGAGAAAAACACAAAAGCACTCGCCTTCTATCGGAAGAACGGCTTTTACCCCATCGGGACCCATACCTTTGTCATGGGGGATGACCCACAGACCGACTACATCATGCGAAAGGACCTCAAGCGATGAGGGAATATTTCATCCCCGCCTGCGGCGGAGCCGCCATAGAGATGGCAGAGGGCGAGACTGTCACGGTCGTCGATGTGGAGGGCAGTCAGGTGGCAGACTTCTTTGCGGAGCGCGCCGGAGATCCCGGGGAATTCCTCTCTCCGGCGGTCACCATCGACTGCAACGAATCCCTGCGGCTTCATGTTGGGGACTTTCTCTATACCAACCGGTACCGCCCCATGTTCCAGGTGGTCTGCAACGAGGTGGGGGAGCATGACCTTCTCTTTCCCTGCTGCCGTCCGGAGATGTACGACTTTTTCTATCAGAACGGGGACGGGCATCCAAACTGCTACGATAATATCAATCGGGCGTTGGGAGAGCACAGGCCCATCATCCAGCCCGTCAATCTGTTCATGCACACCACGGTAGATGGGACTGGGAAGATCACCATCCACCCGCCGGTGTCGAAAGCTGGAAATAAAATCGTTTTGCAGGCCCAAATGGATGTACGGCTGGGCATCGCGGCGTGCAGCGTGTCTGAGGGGGCGTGCAACAACAGGGTATGTTCACCCATCCGGGTCATCGTAGACAGTCAGGGCCGAAAGATCGTGGAAGAACAGATATAAAAACTCAGGGCGGGCGCCGTTCAGCGCCTGCCCTGTGCTATATCAAAAATTGATTTTCATGCTCAAAGCCGCATATTCAAAATTGGATAAGGCTTGCCCTGCTCGTCATGATCCAGCCGCTCATAGACGCGGAAGCCCATGTGCTCATAGAAGCCAAGGGCCTGGGGGTTTTGCTCGTTGACCGTGACCTCCCGGATGTCGAAGTGCTCCACGCCGTACTGAAAGAGTTCTTTGCCCAGCCCCTGCCCCCGCTCCTCCGGGGCCAGGAACAGCATCTCCAGCTTCTCACCAGCGATTCCCATGAACGCCACAGGGGTCCCGTTTTCACCCCATGCGGCGATTAGATGGGGAACCTCGCGAAGGGCCTGGGGCACATAGGCCTTGATCTCCGCAATCTCCTCGGGGGACAGGAACAGGTGGGTTGCCTGAACGGAGCGCTCCCACACCGCCAGCAGTTGCTCCAGCAGCTGGGGCGTCCGCTCACGCACTTCCTCGATCTTTCTCTGCATATGCTTTCGTTCTCCTTATCGTGTGCCAAACTCACTCCACAAAGGAGCGGCTCAGAATATAAAATTCCTCCTGGCTGGGCTGATGGCGGCGCTCCATGGGAGGCAGCGTGTCATCGTAGTGCCGGGCTTCCTCCTCGGGGATCGCCATCACCGGGCTGTCGGAATAGGTCCACTGGTGACCCGTCAGAGCGCCGGGGATCAGCTCCTTCACCAGCATGGCCGCGGGATACTTCCCGCCCTCCACATGGACCTGAAATTTTTGGCAGCTTTGGAACCCGCGGGAGACATAGTTTGCGGGACTGCCGAAGATGACGATGGCATCGTAGCCCAGTTCCACAGCCTTGGTGAAGGAGTGCTCCATCAGCTGTTTTCCATAGCCTTGGCGTTGCAGGTCGGGTTCCACACAGACGGGACCGAAGGTCAGGATCTTCTTTTCCCGCCCTGTTTCATCCACCAGCTTCGCTTTGGTATACATGATATTCCCGATGATCCGGCCGTCCTCCTCTAGGACGAAGTCCAGCTCCTGGATGAAGTCCTCGTGCTCCCGCATGATATGGACCAGATAATGCTCCACACAGCCAGGCACATAAAGGTTGTAGAAGGCCCGCCGGGTGAGCTCCTCCACCGCCTGGTAATCCCGTTTCACCTCGTTTCGGATTTGCGGCATATCATGTTCCTCCTCTTGAGAAAACTCTGACGCTATCATACAGATCGTGTGCGGAAAAGTCAAGGGATGAGGGTCGGCTGAACCGGAGTGCCTTTCAGCCAAGGCGATAAATCTGTTCTCCGTGCGTGCGGCTGGTTACCGGGGCTTCTGGATAGAGAGGGCAATGTTGTTTACTGCCCTGCAAATTTTGAGTTCTCATTGCAGAAATGGCTTGCATTATTTCCATTCCAGAGTGACAATGCAGACGGTCAGAGAAGAGAAAAATACCTATCCTCTGCTCCGGCGGAACGTGCCGACGGTAAAGGGCGGGAGGCATTTCTGACCACAGTTTCAGCCACAGAGTGACGTGGAGTATATGGAAACAGCGCTTTCAAAGAGTGACGGAAAGCAAATAAAATGGAGCAGAAACGACGCAAAACAAGCGAAAATAATGCGAAAAATCTTTCAATATCTATTTGGGAGGATAGATGACCTATCCATTCCCCTGAAAGTGAAAGCCCGGAAGTCCTTGGGACAGTAGCTTGCGGCGGAAATTCCCCGGTTGAAAAATCCCCGCAAAATCGGGCGTGACCACAGGATTGCCCTCAGACACGAAAAACTTGCTTTTTCTTTCTCCGCATGGTATCATGCAGAAAAATGAAATATCCGGGTATAGCGCAGTTGGTAGCGCGCCAGCTTTGGGAGGATAGATGACCTATCCATTCCCCCAAAAGCGAGAGTCCGGAAGTCCTTGGGACAGTAGCTTGCGGCGGAAATTTTCCGGTTGAAAAATTCCGGCAAAATCGGGCTTGACCACAGCACTGCCCACAGACACGAAAAACTTGCTTTTTCTTTCTCCGCATGGTATCATGCAGAAAATCGAATATCCGGGTGTAGCGCAGTTGGTAGCGCACGTGATTTGGGTTCACGGGGCCGAGCGTTCGAATCGCTCCACTCGG
This window harbors:
- a CDS encoding acetyltransferase — protein: MQRKIEEVRERTPQLLEQLLAVWERSVQATHLFLSPEEIAEIKAYVPQALREVPHLIAAWGENGTPVAFMGIAGEKLEMLFLAPEERGQGLGKELFQYGVEHFDIREVTVNEQNPQALGFYEHMGFRVYERLDHDEQGKPYPILNMRL
- a CDS encoding oxidoreductase, producing the protein MEYVTLSNGVKMPLEGFGVFQVPEAAVCEQAVRDALSVGYRLIDTAAAYFNEEAVGAAIRGSNIPREELFITTKLWIQDAGYESAKKAFETSMEKLGLDYLDLYLIHQPMNDYYGAWRAMEELYEAGKIRAIGVCNFYPDRLTDLCLNARIAPMVNQVELHPFFAQTGAVENMKSLHVQPEAWGPMAEGKHGIFTHPVLTEIGQKYGKTAAQVALRWNTQRGVVIIPKSIHKERMEENFNIWDFTLSEEDMTAIAKLDLGHSEIIDHSAAETAQFLNGWKIHD
- a CDS encoding acetyltransferase, which gives rise to MPQIRNEVKRDYQAVEELTRRAFYNLYVPGCVEHYLVHIMREHEDFIQELDFVLEEDGRIIGNIMYTKAKLVDETGREKKILTFGPVCVEPDLQRQGYGKQLMEHSFTKAVELGYDAIVIFGSPANYVSRGFQSCQKFQVHVEGGKYPAAMLVKELIPGALTGHQWTYSDSPVMAIPEEEARHYDDTLPPMERRHQPSQEEFYILSRSFVE